A part of Gramella sp. MAR_2010_147 genomic DNA contains:
- a CDS encoding TonB-dependent receptor, whose product MRFKAIKKSLFFSLFIFSGILYAQDPIGSETVTVVKPYTPSVRDASKIKATPTRNDSVSLQKKPVQYSIFSVPVASTFTPAKGRATTVERERPPKVYDNYATLGFGNYSNVLAEFYSSLEIDRSSNFGIFLTHNSSQGGIEDVYLDDKFYDTELNLNYNTRNRDLSWMAEVGAEHQLFNWYGLPEYNIPANPESDPELNSLDPAQNYYSVYVGSEIELYDSFFDSANARFRHSGDSYSTAENHFTAEGLFEVEIAEELISTKVGADIVNGKFDRMYDSNEGYDYTFMNFNFTPSLLILRDELSVNLGVNFVYGIDVENSDGSFYIYPAVSASYRLAGDYFTAYAGVDGDLQQNSYYNFYQQNPYVSPTLNIRPTDNEYKGYLGGKGKLSNAVSYNVRASYQSQYNKALFKRNYDASTLEGESYTYGNSFEVVYDDVNTLSFYSELNVDVNRNFRLGINAEFFDYSTDVQAEAWNLPTMRAGLNSDYQITEKWYTGANLFYVGERKDENRSISLVFDDPIVTLDSYFDANAHLGYRFNDQLSAFVKGSNLLNNNYQKWLDYDVQGIQVLGGVTYKFDY is encoded by the coding sequence ATGCGATTTAAAGCAATTAAGAAAAGTCTGTTTTTTAGTCTTTTTATATTTAGTGGGATCCTTTATGCCCAGGATCCTATTGGAAGCGAAACAGTAACCGTTGTAAAGCCCTATACTCCATCGGTAAGAGATGCGAGCAAGATAAAAGCGACTCCAACCAGAAATGATTCTGTAAGCCTTCAAAAAAAACCTGTTCAGTATTCCATATTTTCGGTTCCAGTAGCATCAACATTTACTCCTGCAAAGGGAAGGGCTACGACTGTGGAACGTGAAAGACCCCCAAAGGTTTATGACAATTATGCTACTTTAGGCTTTGGTAATTATTCTAATGTGCTGGCTGAATTCTATTCCAGTCTGGAAATAGATCGTAGCAGTAACTTCGGAATTTTTCTTACCCATAATTCTTCGCAAGGAGGTATTGAAGATGTTTATCTTGATGATAAATTTTATGATACGGAATTAAACCTGAATTACAATACCAGAAATCGTGACCTGTCCTGGATGGCAGAAGTTGGTGCCGAACACCAATTATTCAACTGGTATGGTTTACCAGAATATAATATTCCAGCAAACCCGGAGTCTGATCCTGAATTAAACAGTCTTGATCCTGCACAGAATTACTATTCAGTTTATGTAGGTAGTGAGATAGAATTGTATGATTCTTTTTTTGATAGTGCAAACGCACGTTTTCGTCATTCAGGAGATTCTTATAGCACCGCTGAAAATCATTTCACTGCGGAAGGACTTTTTGAGGTAGAAATTGCTGAAGAACTTATTTCTACTAAGGTTGGAGCCGATATTGTAAATGGAAAGTTCGATAGAATGTATGATTCTAATGAAGGCTATGATTATACCTTTATGAACTTCAATTTTACTCCAAGCCTTTTAATTTTAAGGGATGAACTTAGTGTGAACCTGGGGGTGAATTTTGTTTATGGAATAGATGTAGAGAATAGCGATGGCAGTTTTTATATCTATCCGGCGGTATCTGCTAGTTACAGGCTTGCGGGGGATTATTTCACTGCTTATGCAGGTGTTGATGGTGATCTTCAGCAGAATTCTTATTACAATTTCTATCAGCAAAACCCATATGTTTCACCAACCTTAAATATCAGGCCTACAGATAATGAGTATAAAGGATATCTTGGAGGTAAAGGGAAACTGAGCAATGCTGTCTCATATAATGTTCGTGCGAGCTATCAATCCCAGTATAATAAAGCGCTTTTCAAAAGAAATTATGATGCTTCAACCCTTGAGGGTGAAAGCTATACCTACGGAAATAGTTTTGAAGTGGTATATGATGATGTAAACACGCTTTCCTTTTATTCTGAACTTAATGTTGATGTAAATAGAAATTTCCGTCTAGGGATCAATGCAGAATTTTTTGATTATAGTACAGATGTACAGGCTGAAGCCTGGAATTTACCAACCATGAGAGCTGGTTTGAATTCTGATTATCAGATCACTGAAAAATGGTATACGGGAGCAAACTTATTTTATGTAGGAGAGCGTAAAGATGAAAATAGATCTATCAGTCTTGTTTTTGATGATCCAATCGTAACACTGGATAGTTATTTTGATGCAAATGCCCATTTAGGTTATCGTTTTAACGACCAGCTTTCAGCTTTTGTTAAAGGAAGTAACCTGTTAAACAATAATTACCAGAAATGGCTGGATTATGATGTTCAGGGAATTCAGGTTCTGGGTGGTGTTACCTATAAATTTGATTATTAA
- a CDS encoding amidohydrolase family protein codes for MRRASILILISIVIFSCNKQEKKNFDLLITHANIVDIENDSVLENKFIAINEDTIRFVGDMEEIDEFTSNEIVNTKNQYVIPGLWDMHVHFRGGDSLIEENKQLLQLFLAYGVTTVRDAGGDISQAVLKWRKQIANESINGPRIFTSGPKLDGAKPAWAGSIQIEEQTDIKKALDSLEQMDVDFVKMYDGSLSPEKFYGIIQEAEKRGLKTTGHMPLKADFMQAIGFGLDGVEHMYYTVKASSPLADSLAETDMGYGMMETLIDTYDPKLAQKVFSKMSSENVSITPTLHIGKTLANILETDHSKDSLLNYISNAIEQTYQGRIEGARRAKSSGSKMRVKMEELSVSMIKPMHENGVNILAGSDSGAFNSFVYPGASLHSELEELVNAGLTPAEALETSVINGPEFFEIEKYFGSIEKGKVADLIILGNNPLENIKNTRTIKFVIKNNKIYNPGNLLEAIED; via the coding sequence ATGAGACGCGCCTCAATTCTAATTCTTATTTCCATTGTTATTTTCAGTTGCAATAAGCAAGAAAAAAAGAACTTTGACCTGCTTATCACTCACGCCAATATTGTGGACATTGAAAATGATTCGGTTCTTGAAAATAAATTCATCGCGATCAATGAGGATACGATTCGATTTGTTGGAGATATGGAGGAAATAGATGAGTTTACCAGCAATGAGATAGTTAATACTAAAAACCAGTATGTAATTCCAGGGCTCTGGGATATGCATGTACATTTTAGAGGTGGTGATAGTCTTATAGAAGAAAATAAACAACTGCTGCAGCTTTTTCTTGCCTATGGTGTCACTACGGTTCGCGATGCCGGGGGAGATATTTCCCAGGCTGTTCTAAAATGGAGAAAACAGATTGCTAACGAGTCGATTAACGGTCCGAGAATATTCACTTCTGGACCAAAACTGGATGGAGCAAAGCCTGCCTGGGCAGGTTCCATTCAAATTGAGGAGCAGACTGATATTAAAAAAGCGCTGGACTCCTTAGAGCAAATGGATGTAGATTTTGTTAAAATGTACGACGGTAGCCTGAGTCCTGAAAAATTCTACGGAATAATTCAAGAAGCTGAAAAGAGGGGATTAAAAACTACAGGACACATGCCTTTAAAAGCTGATTTTATGCAGGCAATTGGTTTTGGCCTGGATGGAGTTGAACATATGTACTATACGGTAAAGGCCAGTTCTCCTTTAGCTGATAGTTTAGCTGAAACTGATATGGGTTACGGGATGATGGAAACACTAATCGATACTTATGATCCCAAATTGGCACAGAAGGTATTTTCTAAAATGAGTTCAGAAAATGTGAGTATTACTCCTACCCTTCATATTGGTAAAACGCTTGCAAATATTCTGGAAACCGATCATTCTAAAGATAGCCTGCTAAATTATATAAGTAACGCAATTGAGCAAACCTATCAGGGAAGGATTGAGGGAGCAAGAAGAGCAAAATCGTCTGGGAGTAAGATGCGTGTAAAAATGGAAGAATTAAGCGTTTCCATGATCAAACCTATGCACGAGAACGGAGTGAATATTCTGGCGGGATCTGACTCCGGAGCTTTTAATTCATTTGTTTATCCAGGAGCATCCTTACACTCAGAATTGGAAGAACTGGTAAATGCCGGGTTAACTCCTGCAGAAGCTTTAGAAACTTCAGTTATTAACGGACCTGAATTCTTTGAAATTGAAAAATACTTCGGAAGCATCGAAAAAGGGAAGGTAGCAGACCTTATTATTCTGGGAAATAATCCGCTGGAAAACATAAAAAATACCCGAACTATAAAATTTGTAATTAAGAACAACAAAATTTATAATCCGGGTAATTTACTGGAAGCTATAGAAGACTAG
- a CDS encoding amidohydrolase produces MKKLLGLLLFSMLFISCGSQNEQADLLVFNANVYTVDDQFGKAEAFAIKDGKFLEVGSSQALQDKYEFSEKIDAEGKAVYPGLIDAHAHFYGLGMQQQRVDLTGTKSFEEVVVRIVEFQQKNGVDFITGRGWDQNDWEVKEFPAKDTLDRLFPDTPVAVTRIDGHAMLVNQAALDKANITTETKFEGGDIEQKAGKLTGILVDNPMMLIEKITDDIDLETQAKSLLDAQDICFSYGLTTVDDAGIDKQVIELIDSLHNSGELKIRLYAMLSNNKRNLDHFLDKGTFKTDRLNVRSVKFYGDGALGSRGAAMKKEYSDRPDHFGALLSPVSEFKETAARIAKSEFQMNTHAIGDSANYVVLKTYDSLLGDGDDRRWRVEHSQVIEEADFKYFSKNIIPSIQPTHATSDMYWAEDRIGEDRIQGAYAYKKLLDQAGIVALGTDFPVEQVNPFLTFYASVDRQDTKNYPEGGFMKDQALSREETLKGMTIWAAYSNFEEEEKGSIEAGKFADFVILDRDIMEVEIDSVPETKVISTFVNGEQVYKN; encoded by the coding sequence ATGAAAAAATTACTCGGCCTTTTGCTGTTTAGCATGCTTTTTATTAGTTGTGGCTCTCAAAATGAGCAAGCCGATCTATTAGTTTTTAATGCAAATGTTTATACCGTTGATGATCAATTCGGGAAAGCAGAAGCGTTTGCTATAAAGGATGGGAAATTCCTGGAAGTAGGATCTTCCCAGGCTTTGCAGGATAAATATGAATTTTCTGAAAAAATTGATGCAGAAGGCAAAGCGGTTTATCCCGGGTTGATCGATGCCCATGCTCATTTTTATGGACTGGGCATGCAGCAACAAAGAGTAGATCTTACCGGTACCAAAAGTTTCGAAGAGGTAGTGGTAAGAATTGTGGAATTTCAGCAGAAGAACGGTGTAGACTTTATAACAGGGAGAGGCTGGGATCAAAACGATTGGGAAGTAAAGGAATTTCCGGCAAAAGATACTTTAGATAGATTATTCCCAGACACTCCCGTTGCTGTAACGAGAATTGATGGGCATGCCATGCTTGTGAATCAAGCCGCCCTGGATAAGGCAAATATCACCACAGAAACTAAGTTTGAAGGTGGGGATATCGAACAGAAAGCTGGAAAACTTACCGGGATTTTAGTAGATAACCCGATGATGCTTATTGAAAAGATCACCGATGATATTGACTTAGAAACTCAGGCAAAATCATTACTTGATGCTCAGGATATATGTTTTAGTTATGGTTTAACTACGGTAGATGATGCCGGGATAGATAAGCAGGTAATTGAATTAATAGATAGTCTTCATAATTCCGGAGAACTGAAGATAAGATTATACGCTATGTTAAGTAATAACAAGAGAAATCTTGATCATTTTCTGGATAAAGGTACTTTTAAGACTGATAGATTAAATGTAAGATCGGTTAAATTTTATGGTGATGGCGCCTTAGGTTCCAGGGGAGCTGCGATGAAAAAAGAATATTCAGACAGGCCAGATCATTTTGGAGCTTTACTTTCTCCGGTTTCAGAGTTTAAGGAAACAGCTGCTCGTATTGCCAAATCTGAGTTTCAAATGAATACACATGCCATTGGAGATTCTGCTAATTATGTGGTCTTAAAAACCTATGATTCCCTTTTAGGAGATGGAGATGATCGCCGTTGGAGAGTGGAGCATTCGCAGGTGATAGAGGAAGCAGATTTTAAATATTTTAGTAAAAACATAATTCCATCCATTCAGCCAACTCATGCAACCAGTGATATGTACTGGGCAGAAGACAGAATTGGAGAGGATAGAATACAGGGAGCTTATGCTTATAAAAAATTACTGGATCAGGCTGGAATTGTTGCTTTAGGAACAGATTTTCCGGTGGAGCAGGTGAATCCGTTTTTAACTTTTTATGCTTCTGTAGATCGTCAGGATACCAAAAATTATCCTGAAGGTGGTTTTATGAAAGACCAGGCATTAAGCAGGGAAGAAACTTTAAAGGGAATGACCATCTGGGCCGCCTATTCAAATTTCGAAGAAGAAGAAAAAGGAAGCATCGAAGCCGGTAAATTTGCCGATTTTGTAATTCTGGACAGGGATATTATGGAAGTGGAAATTGATAGCGTACCAGAAACAAAAGTGATTTCAACTTTTGTAAACGGCGAGCAGGTCTATAAAAATTAA
- a CDS encoding peptidylprolyl isomerase, translating into MNDGLYAKFHTSKGEILVELEYEKTPGTVGNFVGLAEGKIENEPKDDGVPYYDGLKFHRVIPDFMVQGGDPQGTGAGGPGYQFDDEIHPDLKHDAPGKLSMANAGPGTNGSQFFITHVETPWLDGKHTVFGNVVEGQEIVDKIQQGDKLEKVEIIREGSDAENFKATEAFQDFTAEKTKREEEEKKKAEAEVEKLAAGFQKTDSGLRYQIVQKGDGIKAEKGKTVSVHYKGQLADGTVFDSSYKRNKPLEFPIGVGHVIPGWDEGIQLLNVGDKARLVIPSHLAYGERGAGGVIPPNAVLIFDVELMAVK; encoded by the coding sequence ATGAACGACGGATTATATGCTAAATTCCACACCTCAAAAGGAGAGATCCTGGTAGAGTTGGAATACGAAAAAACTCCTGGAACTGTAGGTAACTTCGTGGGTCTTGCAGAAGGGAAAATAGAAAACGAACCAAAGGATGATGGAGTTCCTTATTATGACGGATTAAAATTTCACCGTGTGATTCCAGATTTTATGGTACAGGGTGGAGATCCTCAGGGAACCGGAGCTGGTGGTCCTGGTTACCAGTTTGATGATGAGATTCATCCAGATCTAAAACATGATGCCCCGGGTAAACTTTCTATGGCTAATGCAGGACCTGGAACCAATGGGAGTCAGTTTTTTATTACTCATGTGGAGACGCCGTGGCTCGATGGAAAACATACGGTCTTCGGAAATGTGGTCGAGGGGCAGGAGATAGTTGATAAGATTCAGCAGGGTGATAAGCTTGAAAAAGTGGAAATCATCCGCGAAGGAAGTGATGCTGAAAACTTTAAAGCTACGGAAGCCTTTCAGGATTTTACTGCTGAAAAGACTAAAAGAGAGGAAGAAGAAAAAAAGAAAGCTGAAGCTGAAGTAGAAAAATTAGCCGCTGGTTTTCAGAAAACCGATAGTGGGCTGCGTTACCAGATCGTCCAAAAAGGGGATGGAATAAAAGCAGAAAAGGGGAAAACTGTTTCTGTACATTACAAAGGTCAGCTGGCTGACGGGACTGTCTTTGATTCTTCATATAAAAGAAACAAACCTCTGGAATTTCCAATAGGAGTAGGGCATGTGATCCCGGGATGGGATGAAGGTATACAGCTTCTTAATGTTGGGGATAAAGCAAGATTGGTAATTCCTTCTCATCTCGCTTATGGAGAAAGAGGTGCAGGCGGAGTGATCCCTCCAAATGCTGTACTTATTTTTGATGTGGAATTGATGGCTGTGAAGTAA
- a CDS encoding YfiT family bacillithiol transferase, with protein sequence MTTKDLEELELLKYPIGKFDNPQSISSEDIQRWITDISELPEKLNKKVRPLSKEQLDTPYRPEGWTVKQLVHHIADSHMNALLRFKWAMTEDEPTIKAYDEKGFAQLYDSRLAPVEISLDFITALHGKWTILLENMSVSDFEKTFVHPATGHRYTLKESLGNYSWHSRHHYAHLNNLIIKKGW encoded by the coding sequence ATGACTACAAAAGATTTGGAAGAGCTGGAATTGCTGAAATATCCTATAGGGAAATTTGATAATCCTCAGAGTATTTCTTCAGAGGATATTCAAAGATGGATCACAGATATTAGTGAATTGCCGGAAAAACTGAATAAAAAAGTAAGACCGCTTTCGAAAGAACAATTAGATACGCCATATAGGCCAGAAGGCTGGACGGTGAAACAATTAGTGCATCATATTGCCGATAGCCATATGAACGCTTTGCTTCGCTTTAAATGGGCAATGACCGAAGATGAACCCACGATTAAGGCATATGATGAAAAAGGCTTCGCTCAGTTATATGACTCTCGTTTAGCGCCGGTGGAAATCTCACTGGACTTTATAACTGCGCTGCACGGAAAATGGACGATCTTACTGGAAAATATGAGTGTTTCAGATTTTGAAAAGACTTTTGTTCATCCTGCTACAGGCCATAGATATACTTTAAAAGAAAGTCTGGGAAATTATTCCTGGCATAGCAGACACCATTATGCTCATCTAAATAATCTAATAATAAAAAAAGGCTGGTAA
- a CDS encoding peroxiredoxin: MSDLKLGDKAPNFDAETSEGKINFHDYLGGSWGILFSHPADYTPVCTTELGTVANYKAKFDKRDVKVMALSVDGLKSHEGWIKDINETQNTTVNFPIIADEDRKVSDLYGMIHPNADDTLTVRSVFVIAPDKSIKMTLTYPASTGRNFDELLRVIDSLQLTAYNKVATPANWKHGEDVVISPSVSNEEADKMFPKGYKVVKPYLRTTAQPELNK; this comes from the coding sequence ATGAGTGATTTGAAATTAGGAGACAAAGCCCCGAACTTTGATGCCGAAACTTCGGAAGGAAAAATCAATTTCCATGATTATCTTGGTGGTAGCTGGGGAATTCTTTTCTCCCATCCGGCCGATTATACGCCTGTGTGCACGACCGAATTAGGGACCGTAGCCAATTATAAAGCTAAATTTGATAAACGTGATGTAAAAGTGATGGCGCTAAGTGTGGATGGATTGAAATCTCACGAAGGTTGGATAAAGGACATTAATGAGACTCAAAATACCACGGTTAATTTCCCCATTATTGCAGATGAGGACCGAAAAGTATCTGATCTTTATGGGATGATTCATCCCAATGCAGACGACACCCTTACTGTAAGATCTGTATTTGTCATAGCACCTGATAAAAGCATTAAAATGACCCTTACCTATCCTGCAAGCACAGGTAGAAATTTTGATGAATTATTACGGGTAATAGATTCGCTTCAGCTAACTGCGTATAATAAAGTTGCGACTCCTGCAAACTGGAAACATGGCGAAGATGTGGTTATAAGTCCCTCGGTAAGCAATGAAGAGGCAGATAAGATGTTCCCGAAAGGTTATAAAGTTGTAAAGCCTTATTTAAGAACCACTGCGCAACCTGAACTTAATAAATAA
- a CDS encoding thioredoxin family protein, whose protein sequence is MSRTASNMIRLGTKAPNFKLMDTITDHLMTLDEVKGERGTLIMFICNHCPFVKHVNEEIVRIANEYRQLGFGFAGIMSNDIKNYPQDSPEKMKEHAAKHQYSFPYLFDGTQEIAKAYDAACTPDFYLFDDELKLIYRGQLDDSRPGNGIHPNGRDLREAMDAILNNRKVAEDQKPSIGCNIKWKE, encoded by the coding sequence ATGTCACGTACCGCTTCAAATATGATTAGGCTGGGAACCAAAGCTCCCAATTTTAAATTAATGGATACCATTACAGATCATCTTATGACGCTGGATGAAGTAAAAGGTGAACGCGGAACTTTAATCATGTTTATTTGCAATCACTGTCCCTTTGTAAAACATGTGAACGAAGAAATTGTACGTATTGCCAATGAGTACCGGCAATTAGGCTTTGGCTTTGCAGGAATTATGAGTAATGACATTAAAAATTATCCGCAGGATAGCCCCGAAAAGATGAAAGAGCATGCTGCAAAACATCAATACTCTTTCCCATACCTGTTTGATGGTACCCAGGAAATTGCCAAAGCTTACGACGCAGCATGTACGCCCGATTTTTACCTTTTTGATGATGAATTAAAATTAATTTACCGAGGACAGTTGGATGACAGTAGGCCTGGAAACGGAATTCATCCTAATGGCCGTGATCTTAGAGAAGCTATGGATGCTATTTTAAATAACCGAAAGGTGGCTGAAGATCAAAAACCCAGTATCGGGTGTAATATAAAATGGAAGGAATAA
- a CDS encoding tRNA-binding protein has protein sequence MEEINWSDFEKVGMRVGTITKVEEFPEARDPAYKMTIDFGEEIGEKRSSAQITRRYTREELPGRQIIAVINFPVKRIAGFKSECLVLGVLGENKDVVLLSPDQKMPNGSKIA, from the coding sequence ATGGAAGAAATTAATTGGAGCGACTTTGAAAAAGTAGGAATGCGGGTAGGTACTATTACTAAGGTGGAAGAGTTTCCAGAGGCCAGAGACCCAGCTTATAAAATGACTATAGATTTTGGAGAGGAAATCGGCGAGAAGCGATCTTCTGCTCAAATCACAAGAAGATATACGAGAGAAGAATTGCCCGGTAGACAAATTATTGCAGTGATCAATTTTCCTGTAAAACGAATTGCCGGATTTAAAAGTGAATGTCTGGTTCTTGGTGTGCTTGGCGAAAATAAGGATGTGGTATTACTTTCACCCGATCAAAAAATGCCAAACGGATCAAAAATAGCTTAA
- a CDS encoding M14 family metallopeptidase translates to MRITTSLLFLFSFLIVQAQDAEVTLDYYLPSDISYNSEIPTPQEVIGFIPGEWHVSHDRLLMYMNKLAEVSPRIQIENRGTTYEGRPLVLLTISSEENLANIENIRKKHVSLVERDSESLNTGEMPIVINQGFSIHGNEASGSNAALLYAYYLAAAQGDKIEEVLENTVILLDPSFNPDGLQRFAYWANTNKSENINPDPQDREYSEVWPGGRTNHYWFDMNRDWLPVQLPESQARIATFHKWYPNILTDHHEMGSNSTFFFQPGIPSRTHPLTPKMNQDLTREIGTYHAEALDEIGSLYYTEENYDDFYYGKGSTFPDINGSVGILFEQGSSRGHAQETENGILTFPFTIRNQFTAALSTLEASQHMRTELLDYQRNFFKEARDSSESGAYAFGNSMDPVSAYKLAEILKRHKIEVYELGSDFSQDNDDFEKGSAYIVPKDQRQHRLLKAMFEKRTQFRDSLFYDISAWTFPLAFNLDFTEDASMKNAGNKIEELNMPSPELPEESDYAYLLNWKNYMAPKALNSILEKDIRAKVAMEDFWLEGKNYGYGTIMIPVQNQKMKKTELHDFLKEISKESGVKISAIPTGMTKGINLGSNQFRAVKPQKVAMVVGESITSYDAGEIWHLFDQRYNMKITKLDVSDLSRADLSRYTDIILPNSWGGGIGDEFVPKLKDWIKNGGTIIAYRNAVNWMKKHKFIEFKTKENKMTAEDISFGERGDFRGAQVIGGAIFEVELDRSHPIAFGYKDNKIAIFRNTTIFMEADEQSYNNPIQYTEKPLLSGYISKPNLDSIARTVPFKHKSLGRGEVMLFTDNTNFRAFWYGTNKLLMNAIFFGDEM, encoded by the coding sequence ATGCGAATCACTACAAGTTTACTCTTCTTATTTTCATTTTTAATTGTTCAGGCTCAGGATGCAGAAGTCACCCTGGACTACTATCTCCCTTCAGATATTTCATATAATTCAGAAATCCCCACTCCGCAGGAAGTCATTGGTTTTATCCCGGGAGAATGGCATGTGAGTCATGATAGACTTTTAATGTACATGAACAAACTGGCAGAGGTCTCTCCAAGAATTCAAATAGAAAATCGCGGTACTACCTACGAAGGAAGGCCGCTGGTCTTACTTACCATCTCTTCCGAAGAGAACCTGGCGAATATTGAAAACATCAGAAAAAAACACGTTTCCCTTGTTGAAAGGGACTCTGAATCTCTAAATACTGGAGAAATGCCCATCGTGATCAACCAGGGTTTTTCCATTCATGGAAATGAAGCCAGTGGCTCTAACGCCGCCTTATTATATGCTTATTACCTGGCTGCTGCTCAGGGAGATAAAATCGAAGAAGTATTGGAAAATACAGTAATCTTACTTGATCCGTCATTTAACCCGGATGGTTTACAGAGATTCGCTTACTGGGCAAATACCAATAAGAGTGAAAACATAAATCCAGATCCTCAGGATCGTGAATACAGCGAAGTATGGCCGGGAGGAAGAACAAATCACTACTGGTTTGATATGAACCGCGACTGGTTGCCTGTACAATTACCAGAATCTCAGGCGAGAATTGCCACATTTCATAAGTGGTATCCAAACATTCTAACAGATCACCATGAAATGGGATCAAATTCCACATTCTTTTTTCAGCCGGGAATTCCATCAAGAACACACCCATTAACGCCAAAAATGAACCAGGATCTCACCAGAGAAATAGGCACATATCACGCCGAAGCACTTGATGAAATTGGTTCACTTTATTACACCGAAGAAAATTATGACGATTTTTATTATGGAAAAGGTTCTACTTTTCCCGATATCAATGGGAGTGTAGGAATTTTGTTTGAGCAGGGAAGTTCCAGAGGACATGCCCAGGAGACTGAAAATGGCATCCTTACTTTTCCATTCACAATCAGAAATCAATTTACCGCAGCGCTTTCAACGCTGGAAGCTTCTCAACATATGAGAACAGAGCTTCTGGACTACCAGCGTAACTTTTTTAAGGAAGCTCGTGATTCTTCTGAATCTGGAGCTTATGCATTCGGGAATTCCATGGACCCAGTGAGCGCTTACAAGTTAGCAGAGATCCTAAAAAGACATAAAATAGAAGTATATGAGCTTGGTAGTGACTTTAGTCAGGATAATGATGATTTTGAAAAAGGTTCAGCTTATATCGTACCTAAAGATCAACGCCAGCATAGGTTACTAAAGGCTATGTTCGAAAAAAGAACTCAGTTTAGAGACAGTCTTTTCTACGATATTTCTGCCTGGACATTTCCATTGGCCTTCAACCTCGATTTCACCGAAGATGCTTCCATGAAAAATGCAGGCAATAAGATTGAAGAGCTCAATATGCCTTCTCCAGAACTACCAGAAGAAAGTGATTATGCCTATTTACTGAACTGGAAGAATTATATGGCTCCAAAAGCTCTAAATAGCATTTTAGAAAAAGATATTCGAGCAAAAGTAGCTATGGAAGATTTCTGGCTGGAAGGAAAAAATTATGGCTATGGTACCATAATGATCCCGGTTCAGAACCAGAAAATGAAAAAAACTGAACTACACGATTTTCTAAAAGAGATCTCGAAAGAAAGCGGCGTTAAAATTTCAGCTATTCCAACCGGGATGACTAAAGGTATTAATTTAGGTAGCAATCAATTTAGAGCAGTAAAACCACAAAAAGTGGCGATGGTTGTGGGAGAGTCCATTACTTCATATGATGCCGGAGAAATATGGCATTTATTCGATCAGCGATACAACATGAAGATCACAAAACTGGATGTTAGTGACCTTTCCAGAGCAGATCTAAGCAGATATACAGATATTATCCTTCCAAACTCCTGGGGTGGCGGAATTGGTGATGAATTTGTTCCTAAATTAAAAGACTGGATCAAAAATGGTGGAACTATTATCGCCTATAGAAATGCCGTAAACTGGATGAAGAAGCATAAGTTTATAGAATTCAAGACTAAGGAAAATAAGATGACCGCTGAGGATATCAGCTTTGGAGAACGAGGTGATTTTCGAGGCGCTCAGGTGATAGGAGGTGCTATTTTTGAAGTAGAACTGGACAGGAGTCATCCAATCGCTTTTGGATATAAAGACAATAAAATAGCGATTTTCAGAAATACTACCATATTTATGGAGGCAGACGAGCAGAGCTACAATAACCCTATCCAATATACCGAAAAGCCTTTACTAAGCGGGTATATTAGTAAACCAAACCTGGATTCTATAGCCAGAACGGTGCCTTTCAAACATAAAAGTCTGGGACGTGGTGAAGTAATGCTGTTCACAGATAATACAAATTTTAGAGCGTTTTGGTATGGAACCAATAAATTACTGATGAACGCTATTTTCTTTGGGGACGAGATGTAG
- a CDS encoding PUR family DNA/RNA-binding protein translates to MSDKGMMEKEEIFSKVLRAGRRTYFFDVRSTRADDYYLTITESKKFTNDDGSFYYKKHKIYLYKEDFDGFREILEEMTNYIINEKGEEVISERHQKDFKKEYEDDNSEKNSTATSSAAEKFTDVSFDDI, encoded by the coding sequence ATGAGCGACAAGGGAATGATGGAGAAAGAAGAAATATTCTCTAAAGTTTTACGAGCGGGAAGAAGAACTTACTTTTTTGATGTAAGATCCACTCGGGCTGATGATTATTATCTTACAATTACAGAAAGTAAGAAGTTCACTAATGACGATGGCTCTTTCTACTACAAAAAACACAAGATCTACCTTTACAAAGAAGATTTTGATGGTTTTAGAGAGATCCTTGAAGAAATGACAAACTATATCATCAACGAAAAAGGTGAAGAAGTAATTAGCGAACGTCATCAAAAAGATTTCAAAAAAGAATATGAAGATGATAACAGTGAGAAGAATTCTACCGCTACATCTTCTGCAGCTGAGAAATTTACCGATGTAAGTTTTGACGATATCTAA